In Tachysurus vachellii isolate PV-2020 chromosome 7, HZAU_Pvac_v1, whole genome shotgun sequence, the DNA window gagagagagagagagagagagagagagagagagagagagagagagagagagagggcagagagagagagagagagagacagagagagagagagagagacagagagagagagagagagagagagagagagagagagaggcagagacagagagagagagtttgccTGAGTACATACAATTCACTTTTTCCAAAGCATAGATAAAAGATGTCAGTAGATTTAACCTGGTTTTACAAATATTGGAGAAGGAGCGTAGAATTGTAGAAGAATTGTAGTGAACATAGAAGCAACACAATTCCAGGGAAGGTTAGAGAGCATAGGGTTACCAGATCTCCGGAGAACATAGAATTACCAGAATGTCTGGAGAAATGATAATAGAAATACAATGAACAGAAATTGTAGAGAGTGTAgaattaagaaaataacagaaaggGAGAGTGCGGAATGCCGGAGAGACgcaaaatgaacagaataatAGAAGGAGATCGCATAGAATGAACAGTGCTTCAGTTCAGAAAGATAGAAAGCCAGAGTGTAGAATTTCCAAAATCTTCAAAGTGaactaaatgaaaaagaataaaagaaagcgattagtgacaaataaacagaacgatagaaagagagaaatgaatgaacagaatTAAATTAGGATTTTTgagataaaagaagaagaaatgcagGTTAAAAAAACAGAGCATAGATTTATAAGAGTTCCTGAAAGGTAGAGGGTCTTGACTCGACTTTAAACGTAGACAATGGGCTAAACTGAGATATTCTGTAAAGTTAACCGTTGTAAAGATTATTTCTTTAATACTGCTGAATGTCAGCACTTGTGTAACCATGGTGACCAGTTTCATGTCTTCCTCCATTTTCTGCACATGAAGATACCGCAGAAGCTTGTAGACTTGTCATGCAGTGAATAAGTCCTAGTGTCTCTCTGCATTTTATCACTCCGCTGTGAATCTCCTGGCTGCTCCTCTGCCCTGTTTGCTGTTCAAGCGCAGAATATTTCAGACCCGGGTGCCGATTAGAGCCGTTTTCCCAGTCAGGGCAACCACGTAATACTTAATGTTCTTAAACTAGACGACGTGTATAAAGAAAAAGGAGCAAAATTCCTCGTAGACTTTTCTTATagttctgtctgtttgtttgtgtcgtCACTCTACAGAAGCACATGATGCGCTGACACAAATTCTCAGTAGGATATTCCTTAGCTCGTGAAATGTTTATCCGTTTTATGCTACACTTGCAAGGAACTCTTTAAGCAAGGAACAAATACGGTTCCTTTAAACCACAATTTCTCccctgaaaaagaaaagaaaagaaaagaaaagaaaggaacattaaataaaaaacaagaggCTATTACCAGATAGCTATCCTGTCCTTGGGATAGTCCAAGCGTTCGATGCAGCCCAGGTAATAAGGAAGGCTGTGTTCGGAATTGCGAGCCACGATGGCGATCATCACCTTCGGTTTGAGCAGTGCTGACTCGATCCGGATCGGTTCCAAGTCTGAGAGCGCATAGGAAAAATCCAATCTAAAGACTCCAAACCAAAGCAGAATAGATACCTGTAGTTGCCACATGGCCAGCACGGTGTTCCTCTGGTCTCGAACAGGGACAGAAAGAATGTGGCAGTCAATATAAGGCTGAGGGATCTGTTTGACTGGAGATAGAGCTGGAGCTAGAGCTTGTGATCTGAACATGAATTGttataaaataattgaaataatacaGCAATTAAGCACACATTTGTCTGATTAAATACGCCACATGTCAacaaatacatcaataaataaatacactttacacactggACATGGTATAAGTCTGTATGTCTAACtgtttaattaatacattttatttgcttattgTAATATAATAGAATGAATTTTCAAATTTGATAAATATATTATCTGTCTACAGATCAAAATCAAGTAGATTTGACTTAAATTGAgacaaataaagaatttttattatcttgctattattttgttattattttaagtcAAATGAACACAGCGCTGTTCAACTCTTGACTCTGATTGGTCTGCTCTGTCAGAAGTTCCAGCTGTTATTGAAATacataactagatttgtaaagttcgtcgcgacaaactttgatgttggctttgacgaggcaagtattcgcaaaggcgggtgctttttggaggcgagtggacataagggtcagtgttacttttggaggcaagtggacagaaagatagggtgccaaaacatttggaggcaagtggagacgagcatgtgacgtcattcgaatactcctgaggaggTTCcgctcattgttctgagtgttttgatatgtcacatgtccatgttgtaaaaagttttttgattttgcatattttgggggcggggctgcgggacaaccggaaggccagttggtacatcaatttaaacctttgttcagagtatcaccctaaaggagctggccgagtttggtgtagatagttcgaaagcttgccgagttataaacctccaaagtttataatgagagtctatgggaaaaaaaggccactttgagacccggtaccggaggTACCGGTACTCGAGTCGCttaaaaaagtaatagcaacaaacttcagaccagggtctacaacatatccgaatttggtgcatgtggctcgaaagtcctaggaggagttactcttgataaatttttgtctaagcttaaataggaaaacagaatgttggcttctacaaagcgacataataaacCGTTTGCATATCAAAGTTAAACAAAGAACACGGATTggtggttgattattttcctataaaccACAAGCAGCACGACACCGAAAatttcttgattttatttttattcgttTAAAATCAAAGACGCTACATGTTTCACATTCTATTTGTTGACATGGGACGAGTCTCACTGCTGAGGTAaaacagtacagacataaacatgaattttaataatttacatcTCTTTAGTGCTCTACAAGAGAAGAAAGAACAATAACTAGAAAAACACATAGAAACCGAAGTCTAAATTAAATCCCTTCTTGACGGTAATACTAATTAATACTGAATGTTCACATGAGCTTAAGCTTCCTAGCCGaggtatgtatgtgtattacaTATAAATAACGCGTAATACATTTCAAGTCTATGTTATCTTTATACAACAGCATTAGTGATTCATTTGGACTGGACTTTCAGTGCTGAATCCAGCGATGTGGAAGGATCCGGACAGTAGCCGTACTTTCGCGGGTCATCAGACAGGTCACCTGATCAAGACTCAGTCCAGTCACCTTCTCTCCGTTTACCTCAAGGATTTCATCTCCTACTCCCAGAAGGCTGGTGTAGATGTTCTCTGTGGAACTGCCGGCCACTTGTTCAACATATACTCCTATAACGAGAGAGTAACAGGTTCATTTGATTAGCGCATACACTTTAAGCAGAAAGATTCAGACAGAAGTGAAAAAAATCCCTGTTTTATTTGTTCACACCTTATGATGGGAACGCCTATTAATGTAGAGAAGCAGTACCTGAGTCCGGTCGACCTTTTCCTCTAGAGATGACAAAGCCGAAAGGTCCGTTGTCTGGTCTTGTGAGCTCTAGCAACAAAGAGCTATCAGGGAAGGTCTGAATTATTCGTCCCATTGGCCCTGAAATTTGAGCTGTGTCTACAATTTCCATTCCTTTATTAACATGAAGatctctaaaaaataaaagaaaagcataCCTGTGAAAAACCCAAGCTTGGTTGTATAATCTTTtttgaaaggaataaaacacagttgCTTTTAGATTTAAGAAGTCAGCATTGATGTTGAATAAAGATATAGAAACAATCagaaccaatcagaatctagaCTTCAACATACTGTAGTATTATACTATATTCCAGGTTTTGGATTCCTCACAAGTTAGCATTTGCTACAAACCTGGGTCCCAGAATAAGAGGCAAATGAAGATCTCCAAGAACCGCTGAGCGCTCATATTTCTTCTTTGGAGACTGCAGGCTCTGTACAGAAGAAGCTTTACGCAACTGAGCAAGAGGGGACTCCtggtggaaataaataaatagcaatgaTATTCAAATCTCAAAGACCAGTTTAGTGTCTAAGATTTTGAGAAGATTTCCATTATAGATAAGTAGCTATGCTAACAGTATGGAGGGCCTGAAGAGAGGGTGTCCTTTGCAACAGAGTTTGGCCTTTATGAGTTGGGCTTGGAGAAGATCTAGCTGAGGAGAGCGACAGGTGCTCCATGCTGCTGGACCGGCTGCCCTTCCCAATCAGTCCCATGCTGTTAAGGCCCATGGCTGAGAAAAAACGGCGTAGGGAGAGCTTGGTTCGCCCTTCCTTCTCCAATGTTCTcctacacacaaaaataacatGGGTTAATAATGACTGCTATGATGCAGTGTGGGTCTTGGTGTTATTTTTATACAGAACTAGTCTTGAAAGAATCCACCTCCATCTGCTGTCTAAGCAAGCGCTAACATTTTGATCTAGACTAAAGAAAGCCTTTTGCTATTCGGCTggttatatatcgtcgctgtcgggcggaaacctcgtatgtccaaattttatcaatttcatattttttcacatatcgatgctattggtcagtccccacgtgagtctgttatttttacaagttattaaagttatctaaagtcttgaaaatagcttgagcgcaaatctcaactccattggacacttcaactgtccacctcttcctcactccgcgggagagcttcacggcatatttctccttaataagagtcgcaacgaatcaacacgtcttctgaggtaaatgtcttcaaaacactgggctcaaagaaaaaaaatcttgacccccgctagttctggtgctcgtctgaggacaggaatttagcgcaaaacaatccactgcaacgcggactaaaccctgtgcactgcagataaggtacggcgtttttttaatttcctgaaaaataacggttttggagatacgaggatttcgcctgacagcgacgatatataccATGTTCCACAAGAGATGAGTTGGTGATCTTCACCACAAAGCTTCCACTTAAAGCAAGAAATCTGATCTAGTACTACAACTGACTTTTGTTAGGATAACTACCTTGATGCACAAAAATTTACGTCCCAAAGTAATTCAGCTTTGCGATGTTCTGATCTCAGAAGTTCTGCTCTCAAGTCCTCGGTCTTTGACATGGCCACACCTCGGACAATCGGCCGGCAATCTGATGGATGAGATGCAGCACAGGTGGAATCTTCACATGGCGAAAGGGCTAACGAATAAAGAGTAAATAAACACACCATTAGTTAAGAaaaataactatttttttttttacattttttaaaatggtaTAATTTGTCAAGTCATTTAATCAGTGGTAACAACAAATATGTCAATAACCCAAAAATTAGAGAACTTACAGTACATCACGAACAACAACGAAACCCTAGTAATAATGCTTACAATCCACTGGCTCTACTGGAGTTCCCACAGGTGAGGAGTATCTGAGAGAGGATGGTTTAATACAAGGAGTGAGTCCTGAGGAGACTTGTGAAACCTGAGAAGGTGCACCAAGGTCCTGAGGGGTAGAAACAGCATAGTGAAGACTTCTCTCCACTTCCTGAACTAAAGACAAGTACTTCACACCTTGTAGATCTGATGGCCTGCTCTTGGAACCAGACTTCAAAGCTGATTTGATAGGCAGCTGTTTCAGGGAAGGAGTTTCTATATTCCTATAGTTTCTGGAACTTGTTGCTGTCGGTATAAATGAGTCAATAGCAAAAGTAACACCTCGTGCAGGTTTGGAACGAGGCCCAGCTACCTCCTCCAGACTGGATCTAGTCCTAGAATTCCTACGTTGTGCTAAGAGATCTTGACCACGAGCGTAAGGGCCGTGGCTCGTCTCGACTCTGTTTTCCCCTTGGCGACTCCGCCTGCGAAGCTTGCCGAAAGCTGATACTCTGTCTCCAGCATCGCTTGGTCCTGCAGCCTCGTCATTCTCATCCAGGCTGGAACTTCCAGTCAACATAGTAGCTTCTAACAGGTTTGGTTGAATGATTTGATGACTTGATTGACCAGAAGTGACAAACGGTTTATCTGAGCTTTTCTGTCCTTTTGCATTTTGACTTGGTTCTTTGGAATGACTGGGCATCAGGATGCTCCCACAAGCTTCACATTTCTTTGGCTTATCCTTGCACAGCAAAGTCTCAAGAGAGGGTTCTCCATGATTAGTCGGAATGGTCAATGGGATTTCTACACTTCCCTGGCTTGATCCTAAACCTTTGATTCCTGGTGCGACTACGAGAGGCAGTCCTAGTCCTAGTGAACTGTCCATCAACCCCAACCTACCCTTACAAACTTTATCTTGGTAGTGAggctctgtctctttcttcgACTCATCCTCAAAGTTTACATCACCGAATAATTGCCCTCGCCTTCGCAAGTGAACATTGTGCTCACGATTCCTCCTTCGGACATCCTGCGACTGGACAGGCAGAGATAATTTCTGCTCATGAGTAGCTGTGATGATCTGTGGTGGTGTATTATGCACTGGTAACAACTCCCTAAAGTTAAAGAAGGGAAACAGAAGAAATTGGTTAGGGGCTCTAGATGGTTTTGTCTAAAATAGTTCTCAAAGGACTCTCTTTAGTGACACATGAACCATACTCATGAGTCGGTGGGTGGTGGTTCAATAGCTAATTGCTTggctactgatcagaaaatTGGGGGTTCAAGTCACAGCACTGGCTTGATCTGACAAAACCGTTTGGGAAACATTTAACACTTTCGAAGGCTGGGGTTAAATTGGAGTCATTGGAAATAGCTGACCATATTTCTTTTAATGGCTAATTCAAAGAAATATGGTCAGCTATTTCCAATGACTCCAATTTAACCCCAACCTTCGAAAGTGTTAAATGTTTTCCGCTATAGCTCATGGAATTATTGCTCCCCAGTTAAACTTTTCCATTTTAACGGCATAAAAAATATAGAGAAAATTCTTGCCTGTCATTAAACGCCACATTAGCGCTTTATGCCATTTTAAATGGATTAACCGACAGAACAGATAAAACCGTAGAGGATTAGAATTAATTTTTCGATGTGTATCAGTTTTGTGTCCGTTATATGAGAGGATTAATGACATAAAACGGACATCCCGGATAATAATTGGCTGTCGAGGTCATGATTATGCAACTCATTGCATGGCTCTAAAAGAGAACACGATCATCTCATTACATCACAGGATCCAGTGCCTGATTCAATACTGTGTATAAATCTGTTGTATATCTGATTTGGGTAAGACGAACAAAGATTGTGTTAAAGTTTTATCgagtttttgttcttctttttatcagtattaaaatatttacactgaATATAGCTTAGCTAAGCTAGTTTGTATGCCTCAGAGTTATTATCATTCTCAAATGTTTTCGCACGTTCAAAAATTTTACTGCAAAACATTTACAAGAGTAATTGTTTATAGGACAATATGgacttttatttctaaatcgCAAGTGCTAGTATTCAGGTGGCTACTGTGACTCTTCTTCTAACTAAACTTGTAAATAAAAGGGGTTACTTACGTGACTTCTCTCTGAGTTGTTTGAGTACCCTGGTCACTATTTTGGTACTGAGAGCGAGCCTTTAATCTTGCTCTCTCCAACACACGCTTTGCCTGTTCATGACGTGGGCTTAGAATCAAGTCGGCTCTACAGACGACAGGTAAGAAGAACCGTGACCAAATAATTCTTATTGCGATTGATACAATATCATAtagaattttaatatttaaacatacgACTGTGGAAAAGATTATGACTTCGAGTACaaagcatatatacagtataggagGAGACCACTTCTCAGTATGCAGCACATACAGTAACGCTGCTGACGTTTAATCTGTTACAGATCTGtgcacaggaaaaaaaaatcaaacgattaatcaaatgttttttaatgtgtaCAAGAAAGTTTCTTTACCTAATGTTATTCTCCATTCCAGGGATTATTGCTGTCTCCCAGTTAGCCGCTTTATAAGAAGGAGGTAAACCTATACAAGGAGATGGAAAGACACAAAGATGCCTAATATTATTACTTACAATCTATTGGAAGAGCACCAAAATAAAGCAGAATAGTTTCAtatattgggggcacggtggcttagtggttagcacgttcgcctcacacctccagggttgggggttcgattcccgcctccgccttgtgtgtgtggagtttgcatgttctccccgtgcctcgggggtttcctccgggtactccggtttcctcccccggtccaaagacatgcatggtaggttgattggcatctctggaaaattgtccgtagtgtgtgagtgaatgagagtgtgtgtgtgtgtgccctgcgatgggttggcactccgcccagggtgtatcctgccttgatgcccgatgatacctgagataggcacaggctccccgtgacccgaggtagttcggataagcgctagaaaatgagtgagtgagtgagagagtttcatacagtatattgtacacATAGGTCTACATGCATTTCTTCCAGGTCCTCCAGCCTCCTCCACCTcgcaaaaatgtacaaaaaccaAAACGTAGAGTAGCAAATGGTTGTTCAGGGCATTGCCCAGCTTGGCCGATTGATATGCTGTGCTAAATCTTTCTGTTTTGATCAGGACTATTACGTATATTACTTTTACAGTAGTTACAATAAGTATAGGCCTTGGAAAAGGTTGTGCTAAACCTTTCAAAATCTAAAATTGTCTTTCTGCAGTTACACAACATTTCTGAGAACCGGGACGGCAGATTTCAGCCTCAGGTTTCATCACAGggtattaaaatgttattatccATAGTCCTCTTGCTCCAAGCCCCCAACATCTGTAATCACGTAAAGAGATGGAGCCATCTGCTTACGAATGATGAACACTATTCCACAACAATGTGTGCCAGCTTCGGAACTCCACAAACTAATATGATATGGTTGCgtaaaaataatacatcagaCCCCCAAGTGCTCTTCTTGAAGAACTGAAAGATCTCACCTTTGTTTACCAGTGGAGGCTGATACTGTCCTTCTGCAAGCATGGCCAAAATGGGCTTGGTGGTATGGGCTTTCTCTGCCTCTGaaatttcttctctctctggtTCATCTGGTGGAAGTTGTTTTTCAAAAGCACTCTCCAAGCCTGGCAAATCTTTATGAACCATGTTACCTCTGACTCTGAGTTTCTGCTCCTCCTCGCTGGCAGTTATCAGGTTCTTCATGGTTATTGGTAAAGAATCAACCTCTCTGTTTGAAACAATGGTCTTAGGATGTGCTGCTTTCCAAAAACTTTTCAGAGTTGTCCGATACCTTGGAGAAGAAATTGTCTTGGACAGAATAGTGCCACCGTCTTCACTTGTTGTTAAGCTGTCCATTCGAGATCCTCCGCAAAGGCTAGAGTCAAAACTGGGAATTAAATCTCCttccatttcctgttttttttcctttaggtGGCTTGAAACTGTGAGGTTTTGTACTTCAGAAACCACATCAGAGCCGCTGCTCGACTTAAAGAACTTGACTTCTGGGATGCTCAAAGACGATGGTTCCTTATCTGATTTCTTCTGCAAAGGTTCTGATGGACATACAAGAGGAACGTCAGGTATCTCTTTGCCTTTAGACCGCCTCTGTGATATTTCCTTGAATTTTGACTGCAAGGCAGATACAGCTGAGTCTGAGGGAGAATTACAGCAGCCATCTGAGCAAGGTGCAGATTCATGCCACTGCGCCTCCATGCCACTGCTTTGTAGTGCTCGATCACAGAgatcttcttttcctttttcttctttccttagTAGTGGCAGACCCTACAAAgcaatttttagattttttagatATATTATGAATCTCAGTAGTAAAATTATAGATTTCACAACCACTCAAAAAATCAGAGCACGAGACTCTTAGAgcttcacactctcactctcactcattttctaccgcttatccgaactacctcgggtcacggggagcctgtggcctaatctcaggcgtcatcaggcatcaaggcaggatacaccctggacggagtgccaacccatcgcagggcacacacacacacattctcattcactcacacaatcacacactatggacaattttccagagatgccaatcaacctaccatgcatgtctttggaccgggggaggaaaccggagtacccagaggaaacccccgaggcacggggagaacatgcaaactccacacacacacaaggcggaggcaggaatcgaacccccaaccctggagatgtgaggcaaacgtgctaaccactaagccaccgtgcccccctcttagAGCTTCAATAAGTGAAAAATGTTAGtatctatttttctttcatattatttataggaacaaaaacaagttagttcctcaTACTGCTTAgctataaatagaaatattttatatatatatattatatatatattatacatattatatatattatatatatatatattaccaaGAATATGGAGTAGGTTATCTGCCTTTAACCTCAGTTTGAATGCATAATTTTTCATAAACAAAACTGTAGTTATATATCATGGCGAACTGAAAATATATAACCCCAATATCCAAATAAAATGTGCTCAGCAAAAAATGATTTACCGTTTGCGATATTCCATTTGCAGTTCCTCCACCATCGCAGATGGAGTCAAAGCATCATTTTGGCCTTTATCTCTGTACATATATCCTACTTGAATATATGCCTCCTAAAGAGATCCAAGACATGTCTCAATCCTGGCCACATCCACCTGTaatggtataataaacctctaTCTTCAACCATGTCGACTCTCGCTCAATATTCACGATTGGTCTGCTAATCCCTGCAGAAATCAGACGGATTAAAACAAAATGGGAAATAAAAGCCTGCTTTAATGCCTTGGAAACTGACTGCAGGGTTCATTACGTaagtcctaaaaaaaaaaaaaacctttataacTACTGCATTGGATATTCAAGCAGCACGATACAGCACAAGATCCCTGGTTCGATCCCGATTTTGGTAACACAAGATCGGGATCGAACCAGGGATCTTGTGatcttttaaacatttgtatttaatgTAATGGAACATCTGTGAAATTTCCTTTCTCGATTTGtgtgttaataagacaaaacaaatgccatttctggaaaaaaaaataaataaataaaataaaagcacaagcTCCCTTTAACAGTGAAGACTCTGTCTATAAATgtaacatctccttacagaaaccATAACCATATCAGTGTATATAATACGTTTACGTGTCAAGCTTGAATACAAAGAAATGTGTTGTTTCTATATAAACAAAGATATTTGAATACGCCCCGCCCATGTTCATGAAGACCCGCCCCCCATGGTATATATGCTTTTAGACACTTGGATTGTCTACtaaactgtactgtatgt includes these proteins:
- the si:ch211-13f8.1 gene encoding uncharacterized protein si:ch211-13f8.1 — its product is MKNLITASEEEQKLRVRGNMVHKDLPGLESAFEKQLPPDEPEREEISEAEKAHTTKPILAMLAEGQYQPPLVNKGLPPSYKAANWETAIIPGMENNIRADLILSPRHEQAKRVLERARLKARSQYQNSDQGTQTTQREVTELLPVHNTPPQIITATHEQKLSLPVQSQDVRRRNREHNVHLRRRGQLFGDVNFEDESKKETEPHYQDKVCKGRLGLMDSSLGLGLPLVVAPGIKGLGSSQGSVEIPLTIPTNHGEPSLETLLCKDKPKKCEACGSILMPSHSKEPSQNAKGQKSSDKPFVTSGQSSHQIIQPNLLEATMLTGSSSLDENDEAAGPSDAGDRVSAFGKLRRRSRQGENRVETSHGPYARGQDLLAQRRNSRTRSSLEEVAGPRSKPARGVTFAIDSFIPTATSSRNYRNIETPSLKQLPIKSALKSGSKSRPSDLQGVKYLSLVQEVERSLHYAVSTPQDLGAPSQVSQVSSGLTPCIKPSSLRYSSPVGTPVEPVDSLSPCEDSTCAASHPSDCRPIVRGVAMSKTEDLRAELLRSEHRKAELLWDVNFCASRRTLEKEGRTKLSLRRFFSAMGLNSMGLIGKGSRSSSMEHLSLSSARSSPSPTHKGQTLLQRTPSLQALHTESPLAQLRKASSVQSLQSPKKKYERSAVLGDLHLPLILGPRDLHVNKGMEIVDTAQISGPMGRIIQTFPDSSLLLELTRPDNGPFGFVISRGKGRPDSGVYVEQVAGSSTENIYTSLLGVGDEILEVNGEKVTGLSLDQVTCLMTRESTATVRILPHRWIQH